A DNA window from Candidatus Hydrogenedentota bacterium contains the following coding sequences:
- a CDS encoding DUF4224 domain-containing protein produces MDRRAASRPGALHDRASTKRQPPAFLDRDEIALLTGFQRKARQIEQLRRMGVAFFINGCGRPVVTRAAIEGRAEVAPPRTWSPSVLDTQGRA; encoded by the coding sequence ATGGACCGTCGTGCTGCTTCCCGGCCTGGAGCTTTGCATGACCGCGCATCGACGAAACGCCAACCGCCGGCGTTTCTCGACCGCGACGAGATTGCATTGCTGACCGGCTTTCAGAGAAAAGCGCGCCAGATCGAGCAGTTGAGGCGTATGGGTGTTGCGTTCTTCATTAACGGATGCGGTCGTCCCGTGGTCACACGTGCTGCCATTGAAGGAAGGGCCGAGGTGGCGCCGCCACGCACTTGGAGCCCCTCAGTGCTCGATACTCAAGGGCGCGCCTAG